A section of the Rhipicephalus sanguineus isolate Rsan-2018 chromosome 11, BIME_Rsan_1.4, whole genome shotgun sequence genome encodes:
- the LOC119374140 gene encoding actin-related protein 2 — translation MDSQGKKVIVCDNGTGFVKCGYAGSNFPAFRFPSLVGRPILRAAHKIGDIEVKDVMVGDEASKLRSMLEVEYPMENGIVRNWDDMCLVWDYTFGEQKLAIDPRECKVLLTEPPMNPLKNRERMIEVMFEKYGFDSAYIAIQAVLTLYAQGLYTGVVVDSGDGVTHICPVFEGFALNHLTRRLDIAGRDITRYLIKLLLLRGYVFNHSADFETVRMIKEKLCYVSYNVEQEQKLALETTFLVESYTLPDGRTIKLGGERFEAPEALFQPHLINVEGLGIAELLFQTIQSAAMDVRPKLYKYIILSGGSTMYPGLPSRLEREIKQLYLERVLRGDTEKLMKFKIRIEDPPRRKDMVFIGGSVLAEVMKDNDKFWMSRREYEEKGVRVLDKLLPGAAIM, via the exons ATGGATAGCCAAGGTAAAAAGGTCATTGTGTGCGACAACGGAACGGGG TTTGTCAAATGTGGTTACGCGGGATCCAACTTTCCGGCCTTCCGTTTCCCATCGCTCGTTGGAAGGCCCATTCTACGAGCCGCCCACAAGATAGGTGACATCGAAGTAAAG GATGTGATGGTTGGTGACGAGGCGTCCAAGCTGCGCTCCATGCTGGAGGTGGAATACCCAATGGAGAACGGCATTGTCCGCAACTGGGACGACATGTGCCTGGTGTGGGACTACACGTTCGGGGAGCAGAAGCTGGCCATCGACCCGCGCGAGTGCAAGGTGCTCCTCACCGAGCCGCCCATGAACCCGCTCAAGAACCGCGAGCGCATGATCGAAGTCATGTTTGAGAAGTACGGCTTCGACAGTGCCTACATTGCCATACAGGCTGTGCTCACACTCTACGCCCAGG GCCTTTACACGGGAGTGGTCGTGGACTCGGGTGACGGTGTCACCCACATCTGCCCAGTGTTCGAAGGCTTTGCCCTGAATCATTTGACACGGAGATTGGACATAGCGGGCCGAGACATCACGCGGTATCTGATCAAG ctACTGCTGTTGCGTGGCTACGTGTTCAACCATTCGGCCGACTTTGAGACGGTGCGTATGATCAAGGAGAAACTCTGCTACGTCAGCTACAACGTGGAGCAGGAGCAGAAGTTGGCCCTGGAGACCACCTTCCTGGTAGAATCATACACT CTTCCGGACGGTCGCACCATCAAGCTGGGTGGCGAGCGGTTCGAGGCGCCAGAGGCCCTGTTCCAGCCGCACCTCATCAACGTGGAGGGGCTGGGCATTGCAGAGCTGCTTTTCCAGACGATCCAGAGTGCGGCGATGGACGTGCGACCGAAGCTGTACAAGTACATCATCCTGTCGGGGGGCTCGACCATGTACCCGGGTCTGCCGAGCCGTCTTGAGCGCGAGATCAAGCAGCTCTACCTGGAGCGCGTGCTCCGGGGGGACACGGAAAAGCTCATG AAGTTCAAGATCCGTATCGAGGACCCTCCCCGACGCAAGGACATGGTCTTCATCGGTGGCTCGGTCTTGGCCGAAGTGATGAAGGACAATGACAAGTTCTGGATGAGCCGCCGCGAGTACGAGGAAAAGGGCGTGCGCGTCCTCGACAAGCTGCTGCCCGGGGCTGCCATCATGTAA